CGAGCAGGATCAGGGCCAGCGCCTGCAGCACGAGGGGTACCTGCATGATGAGCCGCTTGAAGGGGCTCTTCGCCATCAGATCCCGTTGTGCTTGCGCCCACAGCCAGGTGGAGGCCACCCGCAGCCGCTGCCGGCGCACCTTCAGTATGTAGAGGAGCACGAGCGGGACGAGCAGGCCGAGCAGCCATAGGCCCCCGGGGCTCTTGAGCTCGACGGGCATGCGGGGGGCAGCTTAGCTTGGATCCACCGTCAAGTCCCCGCCTGCGAAGGCCATCTTTGGCTGAGCTCCGCGTAGGCCCGGTCTCGGTCCTGGCGGATGTCCGCGAGCAGCGCCTCGACGGCCTCCACCCCCTTCGATTGGACGGTCTCGAGGTTGGTTCGCGCGATCACCACCCGAAGGTCCTCCGGCGCGCTCAAGGCCGCGTCGAGCGCTGCCAGATCCAACTGGCTCACGTCCACGAAGGCAGTGCCTTGCGATCGCCGTCCCCGCACGCGTTCGAGCACGCTGCGCCGCACCAGCTGAATGGTGGGGTCCGGCGTGCGCCGCAGAAACGGGATGAGGCGCTCTGGATCCGCCAGAACTGCCGGGGAATCCGGGTGAAAAGCGGCCATCGCGAAGGGGATTTCGCCGAGGGGATGGCGCTCGCCATCGCGCTCCCGAACGTGGCGCACGAAGCCTTCGAACGCCTTCTGAGCCAAGGCGAGGCGCGGGTAGATGGCGAGGATGATTTCGATCTCCGGACGCTGGTCGAGCTCCTCGATCAAGGCGAGCGTCGCGTCCAAGTCCGTGGCCTCGTGCGTGAGCACCACGCGTTCTGCCACGTGTCCCTCTTGGCGCGCGCGCTCGGCCCAGGGGCACAGCCCCAGTTGCTCCACGACCTCCACCGCGTAGCGTCGGTACACGCGCAACGCCTCGCGGGTGAGCGCCTCCTCGTAAGGGGTCATCGCTTGGAAGGTAGCAGGTCGAATGCAACAGCGTGCTTGACGAGAAGCATGGGTTTGAAAGAAATTGTGTTTCGACATTGCTCTTGGAGCTGTCACGAAGGGAATCAACTAATGGCAGTACGTAAGCGTAAAGCGAAGAAGGCAAAGGCTGCAGCGGCGCCCGAGGCGGCTCCCGCGGCCGAGGCCGCACCGAAGAAGAAGGCGAAGAAGAAGGCAAAGCGCAAGGCCAAGAAGAAGGCCGCTGCGGCTGCGCCCGCTGCGCCGAAGAAGAAGGCAAAGAAGAAGGCGAAGAAGAAGGCAAAGGCTGCCGCAGCTCCTGCGAAGCGCGCTGCCAAGAAGCGTCGTCGTCGCGCCAAGAAGGCGTGAGCCAAGGCGCGTTGAATCGAGAGCGTGTCGGCTATCTTGCCGGCACGCTCTCGCGCGTTTGTGGGCCGCGAAAACCCCTAAAAATCAGTCGATCGTGCGACCTACGAAGCGCCGCACGACGCCTTCGAGGGGCTCGTCCGTGGTGACGCGCAGGTAGCTCGCGCCGTGCTTCTTGGACCACGCGCGAAGCTCTTCGACGAGACCTGCGAATCGCATCACGTACGCTTCCACGGCCGACGCGTCCATGGTCACGTCCACCGTTGCGCCGGTCTCCGCGTCCACCAACGCGTAGTCGCCTTCGAAGTCCGGTTCGACCTCGCTGCGAGTCACGATCTGGATCAGGAATACGTCGTGACCTGCGGCCGCGGCGCGAGTGAGCGCGGCGGTCACGGGACCCGCGTCGAAGAAGTCGCTGAGCACCACGAGCATGCCGGGGCGGGTCGCCCGCTGGACGGTCTGGTCCACGGCCCGGGCCAGGTCCACGCTCCCCCCGGGGCTGGCACTCGTCAGGTCCCGGAGCAGCGCCGCGAGTCCTCCGCGACCTCGACGTGGCGTCGCGATGCGCGTGACCCCGACCGGGTCCGGACGCCCATCGTGACCCTGGGCGAGCAGCACCTGGGCGCGCTGGGACCCGGCGAGGGCCATGTAGCCCAAGGCCGCAGCCAGCCGTCGCGCGACCTCGCTCTTGGGAGGGTCACCGAAGTCCAAGGACGCCGACGAATCCACGAGCAGACGCACGATCACGTCTTCTTCCGCGCGAAACAGCTTGATCACCGGTTCGCCGGTGCGCGCGAAGGCGAGCCAGTCGACGCGACGCATGTCGTCACCCGCGACGTAGCCGCGGTGTTCCGAGAACTCCGCGGAGCCACCGCGGCGTCGCGCGGTGTGCTCGCCAGCGGCGCCAGAGCGCGCTCGGACCTCGAGTCGTCGCCGCAGCGCCTCCAGCTCCCGGACGAAGGCCGGGTCCAAAAGCTGATTGTCTTCAGCCATTTGCGGTCTCGACGGGAGGCTCCTCCTCGGATCGGAGCAGAGCCTCGACGCGCTCCAGGGAGCGCTCGTGGCTGGCGATCACCCGCCGCGATCGAACCCCGGCGGCCGCCATCAGGCCTGCACCCAAGAAGCCCCAGCCGGCGGCGCACACCGCCGCCGCCGTCAGCGCCAATTCACGCTCCGAGCCGCTCTTGCCAATCGCGTTCATGAGCACGAACACGTACGTGGGCGAGGGCGACGCCACGAGCAGTGCTTCGTCGCTCCCATCCGTGAGGATCCCGGCGATGGCCATCGCCAGCCACGGCCCCAACGTGGCCAGGAACAGGACCCCGACCAGGAGCACCCGGGGCACCGTCGCGCTCATGGAGCGGGCTCGGGTCCACGCCACGAAGCCGACGACGAAGACGAGGAAGGCGGCGGCGTAGAGGCCGAAGCTTACGACGCGGGTCGCGTCGTCACCGACGGAGCTGCCGCCCTTGCCCATCACGATCAGCACCCCGGCCACCAGCTGGATGCCGATGGCGCCCAGGCTCAGCATCAGCAAGAGGGAGCTGGCGCGCATCACCCCCGGGCCCAGATAGCGCCGCAGGCGCCCGACGCCGGTGCGATCCCAGTGAACCTGAACCCGCCGCGAGGGCCCCAGAGGCTCTCCCGCGAACACAAAAGCCACGAAGACGGCGAACAGGAACGTGACTCCCATGGACAGCGTGACGGCCGCCCACTCGTCGCTCGGAACCGCGAAGGCTGGGATCAGGCTGGCGAGGGCGAAGGCCGGCAGGCTCACCAGCGCCCAACGGCGGATGCCGGTGGAGCGGTCGTCGCTCATGCTGGCCATGTTGGCGACGGTGACCTCGTAGAAGAACCACGCCGGAATGGTCACGCACAGGAGCGGCGTCACCACCAGGAAAGCCACGTATTCCAGGCCGAAATCCGCGCGGGCGTAGGCCGTGGGGAGCCACACCGGCGGGCCCTTGGGCACTTGCGGCCAGAGCTCGTGGGCCGCGAAGGAAAGCGCCACGCCCCCCAGCAGGTACAAGAGCAACGACAGGGGAATGGCGACCAACAGAGTGACCACGATGGCCACCGCGGAGCTCGAGAACTGGCTGCTGATGCTCAGCCCGAAAGCGACCGAGAGGGCGCCCAACAGGAACAGCAGCGCGAAGGCGGTGATGACCTCCGTGGCCGTCACTCCGCCGAACAAGAAGGGCAGCACCCCGACGGGCGCCAGCATCACGATGTAGAGGGAGATGTAGCTGAGGGACGCCAAAAACTTCCCCCGAGCGATGGTCGGCGCCCCGAGCCCCGTCAGTAGCAGGGCCTCCCAGGTGCGGCCGCTGCGTTCGCTGGCGATGGTGCTCGCCGCGACCGCCGGCGCTACCCAGGTGACCACCGCGAAAGCCAGCGAGAAAAACACGTGGAACAGCACCACGCCGACCTTGGCCGGCTCCGTGCTGACCGAGGCCACGCCGCCGACCGAGCACATGAGCAGGGCCATGACGCCCGTGATCACCGCGAGGATGATGGGGGTGCGGCCGAGGCGGGCAGCCTGACGAAGCTCTCGCATCCACACCGGGTTCGGATCGTTCTGCATCCGCGAGATACCGATGCGAGCGCGATCGAAGCGGCGCGAGGAGGGGGGAGCCGCGGCTACCCCGGGTCGACCCGTCTGTGCGCTCATCCCAGCTCTCCTCGGGTGACCTCGAGGAAGATGCGCTCGAGCTCGTTGCGCTCGGGTTCCACGCCCACCACCCCCACGCCGTGGGCCACCAGGTGCCGCACGACGTCGGCGACGAAGCGCTCGTCCCCCGTGTAGTAGACGGAAAGCTGGCCGCCCGGGCCGGGCTCCACGCCCATCACGCCGGAGCCCCCCGCGATGAGCGGCATGACCGGGCGGGAATCGCCGAGCACGCGGAGCTTGAGGCGCTTGCGCGCCGCTCCGGGGATGGCCGCGCCTCCAGCGGTGATGCTGGGGGCGGCGGGGGCGGGCGCTGGAGTCTCGCTGCCGAGGGGCTGGGTCTTGGGGGCCTCTTCCTCGGCTGCCGTGGGCGGCACGAAAGTGCGCGACGGCGGCGGAGCGTTGGCAGCGTTCGGGTCGACGCCCACTGCCTCCGCCATGCGCTGGGCTTCCAGGCGCTCGGCGATCTCGCCGATGGGTCCCGCCACCACCAGACGCCCGCGCTCGAGGATGCCGATGGACGTGCACACGTCGGACAGCTCCGTGAGGATGTGGCTGGACAAGAAGATGGTCTTGCCGAGCTCGCGAAGCTCCAACAGGAGATCCCGGATCTCGATGCGGGCACGGGGGTCGAGGTCGCTGGCGGGCTCGTCCAGGATCAGCACCTTGGGGTCGTGCAGCAGGATGCGCGCCAGCCCCAAGCGTTGCTTCATGCCCTTGCTCAGGGCCGCGACCAATCGATGCTGCAGGTTTCCGAGGTCCGTGAGCTCGATCACGGCGTCCACCACGCCGATGTTCAAGACTCCGTAGGAATCTGCGAAGAATTCGAGATATTCGCGGACCGTGATGCGCTCGTACACGCCGGCGTGGTCCGGCATGTAGCCGATGATCTTGCGGACGTCGTCCGGATCCACGGCCACGTCGATGCCGTCGATCTCCACGCGGCCGGCCATGGGCTCGAGCAGCGTGGCCATGATGCGGATGGTCGTGGTCTTGCCGGCGCCGTTGGGCCCGATGAAGCCGAAGATCTCGCCGTGGCCGACCTCGAAGCTCACGTCTCGCAGCACGTCCATGTTGCCGTAGCGATGCCACAGGTGCCGCACGCGAATCGCCGGTGCGGGCACCACCTGGGGTGCGGGCACGAACAGGTCCGGAGCTGCAGTCACGGCACGCCTCCGTAGCCCACGACCCGCACCAGCACGCGGTCGATGTCCATTCTCAGGCCCGAGTCGCTGCTGCGGCCCTCGCCGCCTTCCAGCTGTGCGAGCACCACGGGGACGTCGTCGGGCCACCAGTCCGTGTCGTTGTCCGCCACGAAAGAGAGCGCCGTCCAGGCGGCGCCCGCGCCGCGGGCGGCGCTGTCGACCTTCTGGGAGAAGAGCGAGGCGTCCAGCTGATGCGAGCGACCGCCGCCGGCGGTGACCCGCACGCGCCCCAGCTTCTTGCCGAGCTTCTCGCCGGCGGTAGCGCGGACGCTGTCGCCGTCCGCGATACGGGGAAAGAAGTAGGCGTCGCCCGCGGGCACCTTCACCAGCACGGCGACGAGGTCGCGAGCGGCGCGGTTCTTCACTTCCACGTCGCCGCCCTTGTCGACGACGCTGATGCCGCCGCCGAGGCCCACGAAGCCGTCTTCCCTCACGACCACGGTTTGCCAGGGCTTGGACTGCAGCTGCTCGATCCGCGCGCCGTCGCGATCGACGACGATCACCCGCCCGGTGTCGTCGGTGGGACCGGCAACGTCCAAGACGCTGCCTCTCTCGGTGGCCCGCACCAGAAGCTCCCCCGCGCTGGAGGCGTAGAACCCACGGAAGCGCGTGATGGCTCCGCGCGGCATCCCCGCTCCAACCTCTATCATGGAGAGGTGGCGCACGCGTCCGACGAAACCCTTGGCTGCCGCGCCCAGAACCACGATCAACGCCATGGTGCCTCCCGCCCAGATGGGCAGGTGGCGGAGCGCGCGCAGCGGGTGCCCCTTCTTCGTGGCCAGATGGAAGTTCACGGGCCCAGCGAGGACGGCGTACCCGAGCAGAATCAGGAGCGCCACCACGATGGCCCAGCGCGCACCCTCGTTGGGGTCGAGCTCCTTGCGGACGTTGCGCACCTCTGGTTCGTCCAGCGGGACCCGGCCGTGGGGCAGGGCGACGGTGCTATCCCGCGTCCAGCTCTGCCGCACCAGGTCCAACACCTCGAGCTGCACCCACTCGTCGCTGGCCGCCTTCTCCGCGTTGGTGTCGAAGGCGAGCAGGTGTATCTCCCCGAGGCCGTAGCTGGCGCTGGCGCCCCAGGGGCTCGGACGCAGGTTGCCGCCGCGATAGCCGACGAGGCCAGTCACGGTCTCCTCGCTGGGTGCCAGCTCCTTGCCGACGATACGGCCTGCGCCGTAGCTGGGATACGAGCCGCTGCCGCTGGTGGATTCCTCCACGATGGTGAAGACCCGCTTGTTCTTCATCTCGGCGGCGGGGGCTGCCGTCGCGATCTCGCCGCCAACGAACGCCTTCAATGTCGCGTTCCGCAGGTCCTCCGGTCGCGTGATGACGACGCCCAGGGAGCCGCCGGACAGCACCCAGCTCGACAGCGCCTCGAGCTCCGGCCCCTTCAAGCGCGCGATCTGCTCGCTCTTGGCCAGCACCACCGTGGCCGCGGCGTAGCCCGCTGCGCGCTCGGGCAACACGGGCTCTCCCGTGGCGGCGTTGACCGCCGGGGTGGCCACCGTGAGCACCGGCGGGCCGTAGCCGCCTCGGGAATACGACGGGTAGCCCACGGGGACCTTCATGCCTCGGAGCCCGGCACCGACGCGACTGGACACGGACAGATCGAAAAGCAGCGGCTCCGGCGTGCGGGGCTCGCTGAGCTGCAGGTCCGCGAGCTCGGTGCCCGCGGTGTCCACGGCTCGCACCCGCAGCATTGGAGGCGTGCGGCTGAATCCGTGGGTGGGCAAGAGCACGGTGACCTTGCCCTTGCCTGCAACGGCAAAGGGCGCGCGCGTCAGCACCTTGGCTTCTTCCCGCGAGAACGACAGCTCCGCCGTCAGCTCGAGGTTTCCTTCGATCTGCGCGTCGGTGGTGTTGTCCACCCGCACGGAGACCGAAAACCACGCTGCGCCGGAGGGCACCGAGGGGCCGAGGACGGGCGCCGCTTCCAGCAGCAGACCCTTGTCGGCGGCGGCTGGGCGCCCCAAGAGGAGCAGACACGCGAGCGCGACGACGCCGAGGAACAAGCGCTGGAGCATCAGCCCCCTTGTACGGCCCGTTCCACGGTCTCGGGGCGGGTCGGTACGGTGCGCACGAGCTCCTCGACGACCTGGTCCGTGGTCACGCCGTCGGCTTCACCTTCGAAGCTGCGGATCAGACGGTGCCGGAGCACCGGGAGGGCGACGGCCTGGATGTCCGAGAACGCGACCTGGGCGCGGCCCTCCAAGAGCGCCATCGCCTTTGCTGCCAGCACGAGGCTCTGCCCTCCGCGCACGCCGGCGCCGTAGCGGATGGCGCGCTGCACCAGCTCGGGAGCGGTGCCGGCCTCCGGGGCGCTGGCGCTCACCAGACGGGAGGCGTAGCGCACCACGGGTTCCGCGATGGCCACGTCGCGGCACAGCGCTCGGAGCGCGAGCACGTCGTCCCGATGCAGCACCGATTGTGGCGCGCGTTGCTCGTGGCCCGTGGTTCGCGTGATGATTGCGACCATTTCGTCTTCCGAGGGGTTGGGTACGAGCACCTTCAGCAGAAAGCGGTCGAGCTGCGCTTCGGGCAGCGGATAGGTGCCCTCCATCTCGATGGGGTTTTCCGTGGCCAGCACGAAGAACGGCTCTTCCAACACGTGGCGCGTCCCCGCGATGGTCACCGCGTGCTCCTGCATCGCCTCGAGCAACGCGCTCTGGGTCTTGGGCGTGGCGCGGTTGATCTCGTCCGCCAGGATCACCTGGCCGAAGATCGGGCCCCGATGCAGCTCGAAGCGGCCGGTGGAGCCCCCGCTCGCGTCCATCACCAACACGTTGGTGCCCGTGACGTCGCTCGGCATCAGGTCGGGCGTGAACTGGATGCGAGAGAAACGGAGGTCGAGGCTCGAGGCGAGGGTTCGAACCAAGAGCGTCTTGCCCAGCCCCGGCGCGCCCTCCAAAAGAACGTGCCCACCGGCGATCAGGCCCCACAGGACCTGATCCACGACCGCGGTCTGACCCACGATGATGGTGGCGATGGCCTGGCGAAGCCGATCACTGGCCTCGCACGCTTGAGCAAGGCGTGCTGCGAAGGGATTGTCGGTCATGCGTGAAGCCGAGGCAGCCTACACCGCCCGGAGCGGCAATTCATCCGCTCAAGGCTGGAAATAGCGGCCCACCTGCTCGCGATACTCTTCCGGGACTTCCGAGTGCTCCACACCGCCGACCTGGTCCGGGCCGGCCGCGCCCAGGGCACCGGTGCCTGCCTGGTTCGCCGTCTCGCCGGCGCGCGCCGGCGCACGACCTTGGGTGGCGCCGTGCATCGGCGCGCCGGGGTTGATCTTGGCTTGCGCCTTGGAGCGGAGCTCCTTGGCGCGAAGCTCTTCGGTCTTGCCGTCGTGCTTGCCAACGCCCTTGTCGTGTTTGCTTCCGGGACCGCCCTTGCCGTCACCGTCGCTCTTGCCGCCGGGCTTGCCGCCGTTCTGCTCGCCGGGTGCGCCCGGACCGGGGGTGGGCATGGGCACCATGCCACCGAGACCCTTCTCGGCTTCGGCGCCGCCCCGATCCGCGTCGTCCAGGCCCTTCTCCCGGTTTGCGTCGCCGCTCGGGTCCTGTTTGGCGAGCTCCTTGAGCTGCTGCTCGAGCTCTTTCTGGCCCTGAGGGCTGCCCAGGCGCTTGGCCAGCTCCTCGAGCTGCTCTTTGGTCATCGGGTTCGCGCCGGCGCCGTCTTTCTGTTGCTTCTCGATCTGCTTCTTCAGGTTCTCCGCCAGCTTCTTGCGCTCTTCGTCGCTCAAACCTTCGAGCGCTTTCTCCAGCGACTCTGCCAGTCGCTTCTGCGCTTCCGGGCTGCCGGACTGGCCGAACTCTTCCAGGTCTTCCTGGGCTTCCTTGCTCAGTTTGCCCTGGCTCTGGAGCTGCTTGGCGAGCTCCCGCAGCGCCTCGCCTTTGCTCTCGCGCTCCTCGAACTTCTTCTTCTGTTCTTCGAGGGACTTGGCGAGGCCCTCTGCCCCCTTCTCGCGCGCCGCTTTCTCGGCCTCCTCCAGAGCCTTCTTGGCTTCTTCGCGGGACTCCTTCTCCGCGAGGTTCGCGAGCTTTTGCATCTCGCGATCGAACTGCACCAGATCTCCGTTGCCGAGCGCCTTGGCGGCGTCCTTCGTCAGCGGGTTCTTGGCCAGCTTGCCCACGGCCGCTTCGAGACCGGGACGGTTCTTGGAGTCCGAGAAGCGCTGTCGCTCTGCTGCCACCGCGTCCCGGAGCTTTGCGATCTTGGCCTGGGCTTCGCGCTTCTCCATGCCCTTGGCGAGCTGCTCGCGTAGCTTCTTCGCGTCGCGAGCGATGTCCTCGAGCCGCTCTTTCTGAGCTGCGTCACGAGGATCCAGGTTCGCCAGGGCCTCGATCTTGTCGAGTCCTTGGAGATTCGCGATCTGCACCATCTCCGCGCCCGGCGGCGGTGGCGGCGCCGGTGGCGTGGGCGGCAGGGGGATCAAGGATAGCCACGCTACGGCGGCGCCTGCGACGGGACCGAGTCCGTGGAGCGGCTCGAGCACTCGCGGTCGAAGTCGCTTCGGATCTCCGTCCGCCAGCGCCTTGGCTGCGTCGCGCACCACCACCTCGCGGGCGAGGTCCGCGCGTTCCGCCTGTCCCCGGAGCTCGACGGCGGTGCTGATTGCCTCACTCGAGCCAAGGCGCGCATCCAGATACAGAGCCACGTCGGAGTCGGTCCAACGGCGGCGAAACGCGATCAGCGCCGCGACGCCCATGCCGACGACACCGGCGACGGCCGCCCAGGGGCGCAAATGCCCCAGGCGCTGCCACCAGAAGGCGAGGGCGATGGCGGCTCCCAACGCCAGCCCCAGCGCCAGCCCCGTCAGGACCCGACGCAGCAGCAGGCGGCGCCGGACTCGACCGGCCCAACGCTCGAATCCGCGATGAAAGTGCCCAGGGTCTTGCTCGCTCTGGCTGGCCATTGGTCGTCGACACCCTTGATACGCGCGAGGCATCGGAACGATGCCTGCGTTCTGCCCAATAGTAGTGCAAGGTAGGCAGGGCGGCGACAGGCCCTTGAAATTCCGTGCGCACTCGCCGAAGGCGCCTTAAGCTCCAGAAATGCCGCGAGTTCTCGTGATCGAGGACTACCCTCCGCTGGCCAAGGTGCTGGCCATTGCGCTCCGCCGCGCGGGCTTCGAAGCGGTGCGCGTGGGGAGCCTCACGCGGGCGCGGCACGTGGAGGGCATCTTCGACGCCGCCATCGCGGACATCGATCTACCGGACGGTTCAGGGGTGGAAGTGGTTCGCGACCTCCGGTCGTCGGGCCGCGTCGGTGTGGTGGTGTTCTACACGGCCAACCAGGACGACGCCGACCGCGAAGCGGCCCTCGCGATCGGGCCCATCATCGAGAAGGACCGCCCTGCTGACGAAGTCGTGGACGTGGTGATCGACGAGCTCGAAGTGCGG
This portion of the Polyangiaceae bacterium genome encodes:
- a CDS encoding DUF1415 family protein, with the protein product MTPYEEALTREALRVYRRYAVEVVEQLGLCPWAERARQEGHVAERVVLTHEATDLDATLALIEELDQRPEIEIILAIYPRLALAQKAFEGFVRHVRERDGERHPLGEIPFAMAAFHPDSPAVLADPERLIPFLRRTPDPTIQLVRRSVLERVRGRRSQGTAFVDVSQLDLAALDAALSAPEDLRVVIARTNLETVQSKGVEAVEALLADIRQDRDRAYAELSQRWPSQAGT
- a CDS encoding AAA family ATPase, with the protein product MTDNPFAARLAQACEASDRLRQAIATIIVGQTAVVDQVLWGLIAGGHVLLEGAPGLGKTLLVRTLASSLDLRFSRIQFTPDLMPSDVTGTNVLVMDASGGSTGRFELHRGPIFGQVILADEINRATPKTQSALLEAMQEHAVTIAGTRHVLEEPFFVLATENPIEMEGTYPLPEAQLDRFLLKVLVPNPSEDEMVAIITRTTGHEQRAPQSVLHRDDVLALRALCRDVAIAEPVVRYASRLVSASAPEAGTAPELVQRAIRYGAGVRGGQSLVLAAKAMALLEGRAQVAFSDIQAVALPVLRHRLIRSFEGEADGVTTDQVVEELVRTVPTRPETVERAVQGG
- a CDS encoding DUF58 domain-containing protein is translated as MAEDNQLLDPAFVRELEALRRRLEVRARSGAAGEHTARRRGGSAEFSEHRGYVAGDDMRRVDWLAFARTGEPVIKLFRAEEDVIVRLLVDSSASLDFGDPPKSEVARRLAAALGYMALAGSQRAQVLLAQGHDGRPDPVGVTRIATPRRGRGGLAALLRDLTSASPGGSVDLARAVDQTVQRATRPGMLVVLSDFFDAGPVTAALTRAAAAGHDVFLIQIVTRSEVEPDFEGDYALVDAETGATVDVTMDASAVEAYVMRFAGLVEELRAWSKKHGASYLRVTTDEPLEGVVRRFVGRTID
- a CDS encoding ABC transporter permease, whose amino-acid sequence is MSAQTGRPGVAAAPPSSRRFDRARIGISRMQNDPNPVWMRELRQAARLGRTPIILAVITGVMALLMCSVGGVASVSTEPAKVGVVLFHVFFSLAFAVVTWVAPAVAASTIASERSGRTWEALLLTGLGAPTIARGKFLASLSYISLYIVMLAPVGVLPFLFGGVTATEVITAFALLFLLGALSVAFGLSISSQFSSSAVAIVVTLLVAIPLSLLLYLLGGVALSFAAHELWPQVPKGPPVWLPTAYARADFGLEYVAFLVVTPLLCVTIPAWFFYEVTVANMASMSDDRSTGIRRWALVSLPAFALASLIPAFAVPSDEWAAVTLSMGVTFLFAVFVAFVFAGEPLGPSRRVQVHWDRTGVGRLRRYLGPGVMRASSLLLMLSLGAIGIQLVAGVLIVMGKGGSSVGDDATRVVSFGLYAAAFLVFVVGFVAWTRARSMSATVPRVLLVGVLFLATLGPWLAMAIAGILTDGSDEALLVASPSPTYVFVLMNAIGKSGSERELALTAAAVCAAGWGFLGAGLMAAAGVRSRRVIASHERSLERVEALLRSEEEPPVETANG
- a CDS encoding response regulator; its protein translation is MPRVLVIEDYPPLAKVLAIALRRAGFEAVRVGSLTRARHVEGIFDAAIADIDLPDGSGVEVVRDLRSSGRVGVVVFYTANQDDADREAALAIGPIIEKDRPADEVVDVVIDELEVREDLARAVGAPDPVRPTQRSGTRRRIR
- a CDS encoding ABC transporter ATP-binding protein, giving the protein MDVLRDVSFEVGHGEIFGFIGPNGAGKTTTIRIMATLLEPMAGRVEIDGIDVAVDPDDVRKIIGYMPDHAGVYERITVREYLEFFADSYGVLNIGVVDAVIELTDLGNLQHRLVAALSKGMKQRLGLARILLHDPKVLILDEPASDLDPRARIEIRDLLLELRELGKTIFLSSHILTELSDVCTSIGILERGRLVVAGPIGEIAERLEAQRMAEAVGVDPNAANAPPPSRTFVPPTAAEEEAPKTQPLGSETPAPAPAAPSITAGGAAIPGAARKRLKLRVLGDSRPVMPLIAGGSGVMGVEPGPGGQLSVYYTGDERFVADVVRHLVAHGVGVVGVEPERNELERIFLEVTRGELG